The following are from one region of the Salvia hispanica cultivar TCC Black 2014 chromosome 1, UniMelb_Shisp_WGS_1.0, whole genome shotgun sequence genome:
- the LOC125202165 gene encoding protein SOB FIVE-LIKE 6-like, with translation MNTSTSDCTSGSESGWTTYLVHPSNSTSPYTHYTHHQGKGANAHDQEDEDEDDRDEEDLSMVSDASSGPPHFPAPSQAQQDKKQKSKPKEIKLKKNKKQHSLCLDDTASSHFLQEESKMPKKKIGFLKSSGSLLGRKRQ, from the exons ATGAACACATCCACTTCTGATTGCACCAGCGGCTCCGAATCCGGGTGGACTACCTACTTGGTTCATCCCTCCAACTCGACAAGTCCttacacacactacacgcacCACCAAGGCAAAGGAGCCAACGCGCATGatcaagaagatgaagatgaagatgacaGAGATGAAGAAGACCTTTCAATGGTCTCGGATGCCTCATCGGGGCCTCCACATTTCCCGGCCCCGTCTCAGGCTCAACAAGACAAAAAGCAGAAAAGTAAACCAAAAGAGATAAAGTTGAAGAAGAACAAGAAGCAACATAGCCTGTGCCTTGATGACACTGCCAGCTCTCATTTCTTGCAG GAAGAGAGCAAGatgccaaaaaagaaaataggatTCTTGAAATCATCAG GCAGTTTGCTGGGAAGAAAAAGGCAGTAA